Genomic DNA from Tachyglossus aculeatus isolate mTacAcu1 chromosome 10, mTacAcu1.pri, whole genome shotgun sequence:
ACTATCTTCCTGGGGGGGGCGGAGTTCTTTCTCCTGGCCGCCATGTCTtacgaccgctacgtcgccatctgccggccccTACACTACACGACCGTCATGAGCCGGGGCGTCTGCACCTTTCTGgtcctctgctcttttctctccagttATCTGATCGTGTTCCCAGCGGTTGTGATGGGCGCCCGGCTAGACTTCTGCGACTCCAACATCCTCGACCACTTCGCCTGTGATTCTTCCTCACTGATGGGGCTCTCGTGCACAGACACAAGTTACCTGGAGCTGTTGGCTTTCCTCTTGTCCTTGGCGACGCTTCTGGTCACCCTAGCACTAATGACCGCGTCCTACACGGCCATTGTCCGCACCATCCTGAGGCTGCCCTCCGCTCAGCAGAGgagaaaagccttttccacctgcttctcccacatggtcgtggtctccatcacatatggcAGTTGCATCTTCATGTATATCAAACCGTCAGCAAAGGACAGGGTGGAACTAACCAAGGGGGTGGCGGTGCTCAACACTTCCGTTGCCCCCAtgttgaaccccttcatctacaccctgcggaACGAGCAGGTCAAACAGGCCTTCAGGGCCCTGGTGTACCGGGCtgggttttcctccaggaagtgagggcttatctGCAATAAAATACCACAGGAAAATCTGCTGAAGTCGCAAACGGTCGACCACAGATACTCGGCGCCTCTACGTTCGACTAATGCTTCATCTGCTGTCCAACAAGCAGGACCTGTCCGTTCTCCAGCACTCAGTGTGCCTCCGCACCCGCCCTCCTGGAGATCCCTACCCTGGCCAGGTCTCTCTGCTACCCTAAC
This window encodes:
- the LOC119933609 gene encoding olfactory receptor 6C76-like, with the translated sequence MGNGTGVTEFILMGLTDDPHLQALLFLVLFLTYALSIIGNLTIVILTLLDSHLRTPMYFFLSSFSLLEMAFTSACIPRFLVSTVTGDRTISFSNCFTQLFFTIFLGGAEFFLLAAMSYDRYVAICRPLHYTTVMSRGVCTFLVLCSFLSSYLIVFPAVVMGARLDFCDSNILDHFACDSSSLMGLSCTDTSYLELLAFLLSLATLLVTLALMTASYTAIVRTILRLPSAQQRRKAFSTCFSHMVVVSITYGSCIFMYIKPSAKDRVELTKGVAVLNTSVAPMLNPFIYTLRNEQVKQAFRALVYRAGFSSRK